A genomic region of Miscanthus floridulus cultivar M001 chromosome 3, ASM1932011v1, whole genome shotgun sequence contains the following coding sequences:
- the LOC136543294 gene encoding uncharacterized protein — protein MGLAGGAGSSSFSGGRRMARTFSSSSGRAGRREWAGGAAGVGHLRRVEASGGVGLFRWPAPPPSSSGHRGPGARGVAGRARRGGGGAMGRTGWPGAGLSGAQRRWGTRGGAVVGGEARGVACHATAGGAGWPGVLRRAAQGGGARGSGGVRSNGVKFFGRGIWAAGRFTDNKKVKTKRKGQKEYIM, from the exons ATGGGGTTGGCGGGTGGCGCggggtcctcctccttctctggTGGCCGGCGGATGGCACGGAcgttctcctcctcctcggggcgggccggccggcgggagtgggcgggcggcgcggccggggtGGGGCACCTCCGGCGGGTTGAGGCGAGCGGCGGGGTGGGGCTATTCCggtggcctgctcctcctccctcctcctctggCCACCGGGGGCCAGGGGCGCGTGGGGTGGCGGGCCGCGCGAGGCGGGGGGGTGGTGGGGCGATGGGGCGCACGGGGTGGCCGGGCGCGGGGCTAAGCGGCGCGCAGCggcggtggggcacgcggggcgGTGCGGTGGTGGGCGGCGAGGCACGCGGGGTGGCCTGCCACGCTACGGCGGGGGGCGCGGGGTGGCCGGGCGTGCTGCGGCGGGCCGCGCAGGGCGGCGGGGCGCGCGGCAGCGGTGGGGTGCGCAGCAACGGCGTCAAGTTCTTTGGGCGTGGAATTTGGGCCGCTGGCCGATTTACg GATAATAAGAAGGTTAAGACGAAGAGGAAGGGTCAGAAAGAATATATCATGTGA